The Pantoea vagans genome contains the following window.
TTACAGCTGCACCTCGGCAAACGGCGGCTCTAACTCATCTAAATGGTGTTATCAACCGTTTGAGAAGATCATTACCGAGGCGCGCGCTGAGCAGAACCACGACAAGCGTATAGCGCTGTATCGCGAAGCACAGCAGATCATGCACGACCAAATGCCTGCCGTGATGATTGCGCACTCCACGATTTTCGAGCCGGTGAGCAAGTCGGTCAGCGGCTATACAATTGATCCTTTTGGCAAACATATCTTCTATCCGGTCGATATTAAGAATTAGTCAACGCACTCAGCTGCTGCTGTAAAAAAGCCAAAAACACATTCAGGGCGGCGCTACGGGGCCGCCCTGATTGCGCCTGCAATTGCAGATTACGCTGGCTAAGCTGATCAATCCCCACCGACCGCAGCACCAAGCCATGGGTTTCTGCCTCCTGCAACACCGTAAAGGCACTGCAAATCGTTAAGGCCAGCGGCGTACGTAGTAAAAACTGGAACAGCGTTGAAAAGGTATCGCAGGTAATAACCGGCTCAATCAGGTTGCCGCTCATATGGCTCGCCAGCTCGAACAGTTGGCGTACCGTGGTGTTTTGCTGTGGCAGGGCCAGCGGATAGTGGCTGATGTCGCTGAGAGCCACCTGTGGTGAGCTGGCCAGCGGATGCGTCTGATGCATCACTAACAGCACCGGCGCGGGCCAGGAACCGATAACCTCAACGCCGCGCTCAGCGTGTAGGCTGAATTGCAACGCGACATCGCACTCGCCGCTGCGTAACAGTTCCGCCACGCCTTGCGTGCTGGCGACTTTAATATCAAACAAAATACCTGGATTGCCTTCGCGAAAGGTGGCTATCAGCGTGGGCAACAGCGTGAAAGCCAAGCCATCGGTGCAGGCAACGCGTATTTGCGTGCGGCGCACGGCTTTCAGCCCTTTGATCTCCGCCAGCGCATACTCCATATCCAGCATGTTTTTGCGCACGTGACTGGCAAAAATTTCCCCGGCTTCGTTCAGTACCATGCCCCGGGCATGGCGTTCAAACAGCGGCACGCCAACCTGAGTTTCCAGGCGTTGAATCTGACGGCTGATGGCGGAGACGGCAACAAACAGCTGTTCGCTGGCCGCACTGAGCGATCCCGTATTGGCGACAGCGAGAAAATAGCGGATTTCATTACTTAACATGCGCGTGCCTCATGCTGGTGCATGCCTCGAAAACGGGCAACCAAGCTTTGCTTTAAAAGCAAATCTTACTCGATAAATTGATAATTGTGGCAAAGCAGTGTTTCAGCAAAGATGACAAAACCATAATACGAATAAAAGATCAGCAAACATGACAGCACAACACGCGGTACAACAGGCCACCGCCTGGTTCGATAGCGGGGAATTTCAGCGGATACTGGCACGGCGCGTCACGCAGCGTACCGAAAGCCAGCGTCAGGATCGCGACAGCGAATTACAGCGTTATTTACAGGATGAGATTGGCCCGCAGCTGATTGCGCTGGGCTTTACCCTGCATTTTATTGAGAACAGCGAAGCCGCTCATCGTCCTTTCCTGGTGGCCGTGCGCATCGAAGATCCCGCATTGCCGACCTTGCTGAGTTACGGGCATGGTGATGTGGTATTCGGCGATGATGAAAACTGGCGCGAAGGTTTATCGCCCTGGCAGTTGGTCGAAGAAGGCGATCGTTGGTACGCGCGCGGCAGCGCAGACAACAAAGGCCAGCACTGTGTGAATCTGGCGGCGTTGGAGCAGGTGTTCCAAGCGCGCGGTGGCCGCCTCGGCTTTAACTGCAAACTGCTGTTTGAGATGGGCGAAGAGATCAGCTCACCGGGTCTGGCGCAACTGTGCCAGCAGCATGGTGAACTGTTAAAAGCGGACCTGTTTATCGCTTCCGATGGTCCGCGTTTGAATGCGGTGCGACCGACTTTATTCCTCGGCTCACGCGGCGCGGTGAATTTCCGTCTGACCATTACCGCCCGCGACAACGCCTACCACTCTGGCAACTGGGGTGGCTTACTCACCAATCCGGGTACACAACTGGCGAATGCCATTGCCTCACTGGTTAACGCGCAGGGCGTGTTACAGGTTGAAGCGCTAAAACCGAATTCGCTGACCCAGCAGGTGCGCGACATCCTCAGTGATATCGAAGTGGGTGGCATGCCAGGCGACCCCGAAATCGACGCGAACTGGGGCGAGCCGTTATTGACGCCAACAGAGCGTCTGTACGGTTGGAATACCTTGGAGGTGCTGTCATTCCTGACCGGTAACCCCGCGCGACCGATGAATGCCATCCCTGGTGAAGCAACAGCGGTATGTCAGCTGCGCTTTGTGGTCGGCACCGATTGGCAGAATCTGGCGCAACATATCAGCGACCATCTTGCGCAGCAGAGCTTTGGCTATGTGAAGGTCGAGTTTATGCGGGGATCACCGGCCACCAGGCTGGATCCGACCGATCCGCTGGTGGATTGGGTGTTATCCAGCATGGCAGAAACCAGCGGCAAAAAGCCGGCGCTGTTACCGAATCTGGGCGGCTCACTGCCTAACGAAGTGTTCTCCGACATTCTCGGCCTCCCCACGCTATGGGTTCCGCACTCTTATCCGGCCTGTGGTCAGCATGGCGTCAACGAACATATGTTGAAGTCGATCGCGCGTGAAGGTCTGCAAATGATGACCCGGCTGCTGTGGGATCTCGGTGAGAAAGGCAGCGATTTAGTGGCACAGCATCGTAAACATACAGGAGGTGCAGCATGAGCACCCTCAACACGGCGGCACCGCTGAGTGCGACCAAGCCAAATCTGCACAAAACGCTGTTTGCCACCTGTATCGGTAATGCGCTGGAGTGGTTTGATATCGCGGTGTATGGCTTCTTTGCCAGCTATATTGCCCATGCTTTCTTCCCAACCAGCGACCCCTCGGTGTCGTTGTTACTGACGTTTGGCAGCTTCGGTGTTTCATTCCTGATCCGTCCGCTGGGCGCAATTGTATTGGGTAACTATGCCGACCGTCATGGTCGTAAAAAAGCCTTACTGTTATCGATCAACCTGATGATGTTGGGCGGCGCGGTGATTACCTTTATGCCGGGTTACGCCAGTATTGGTTTGATGGCACCGATTCTGATTTTGCTGGCGCGTCTGGTGCAGGGGTTCTCTGCGGGCGGGGAATTTGGCAGCTCAACCGCGTTTCTGGTGGAACATTTTCCCGAGCGCAAAGCCTTTATCGCCAGTTGGCAGTTTGCTACACAGGGTGCCAGTACTTTGATGGCTTCGGCGTTTGGCCTTGGGCTGACGCAGATCCTCAGTGAAAGCCAGATTCAGGAGTGGGGCTGGCGTATACCGTTTGCCTTCGGCCTGTTGATTGGTCCGTTAGGGATTTATATCCGTCGCCACGTGCATGAACCTGCCAGCTTCGAGGCACAACAGCCTGAAGCCGCACCGCTCAAGCGTCTGTTTGGGCGTCAGAAAGAGCTGATGTTGTTGGCGATTGGCCTGATGGTGATCTCAACGGCAGTCAACTATATGCTGAACTACGTGCCGACCTACGCCACCAAAAATCTGCATTTATCCGGTTCGGTTGCCTTTACCGCTACTTTGCTGGCGGGCGTGATTCTTACCGTTGTGACGCCAGTCATGGGGTTGTGGGCAGAGCGTGTAGGACGTGTGCCGCTGATGTGGGGCTCACTGATTTTGCTGATCGTCACTATCTATCCGGCGTTCAAACTGGTGGTCAATCACACCACGCCGACCACCCTGATTATTTTGGTGTGCTGGATGGCCTTGCTTAAGTCGATCTACTTCTCGACCGTGCCCTCGGTGATGGCGGACTTGTTCCCGATTGGTACCCGAGCCAGCGGCATGG
Protein-coding sequences here:
- a CDS encoding LysR family transcriptional regulator, whose translation is MLSNEIRYFLAVANTGSLSAASEQLFVAVSAISRQIQRLETQVGVPLFERHARGMVLNEAGEIFASHVRKNMLDMEYALAEIKGLKAVRRTQIRVACTDGLAFTLLPTLIATFREGNPGILFDIKVASTQGVAELLRSGECDVALQFSLHAERGVEVIGSWPAPVLLVMHQTHPLASSPQVALSDISHYPLALPQQNTTVRQLFELASHMSGNLIEPVITCDTFSTLFQFLLRTPLALTICSAFTVLQEAETHGLVLRSVGIDQLSQRNLQLQAQSGRPRSAALNVFLAFLQQQLSALTNS
- a CDS encoding M20 family metallopeptidase encodes the protein MTAQHAVQQATAWFDSGEFQRILARRVTQRTESQRQDRDSELQRYLQDEIGPQLIALGFTLHFIENSEAAHRPFLVAVRIEDPALPTLLSYGHGDVVFGDDENWREGLSPWQLVEEGDRWYARGSADNKGQHCVNLAALEQVFQARGGRLGFNCKLLFEMGEEISSPGLAQLCQQHGELLKADLFIASDGPRLNAVRPTLFLGSRGAVNFRLTITARDNAYHSGNWGGLLTNPGTQLANAIASLVNAQGVLQVEALKPNSLTQQVRDILSDIEVGGMPGDPEIDANWGEPLLTPTERLYGWNTLEVLSFLTGNPARPMNAIPGEATAVCQLRFVVGTDWQNLAQHISDHLAQQSFGYVKVEFMRGSPATRLDPTDPLVDWVLSSMAETSGKKPALLPNLGGSLPNEVFSDILGLPTLWVPHSYPACGQHGVNEHMLKSIAREGLQMMTRLLWDLGEKGSDLVAQHRKHTGGAA
- a CDS encoding MFS transporter, with translation MSTLNTAAPLSATKPNLHKTLFATCIGNALEWFDIAVYGFFASYIAHAFFPTSDPSVSLLLTFGSFGVSFLIRPLGAIVLGNYADRHGRKKALLLSINLMMLGGAVITFMPGYASIGLMAPILILLARLVQGFSAGGEFGSSTAFLVEHFPERKAFIASWQFATQGASTLMASAFGLGLTQILSESQIQEWGWRIPFAFGLLIGPLGIYIRRHVHEPASFEAQQPEAAPLKRLFGRQKELMLLAIGLMVISTAVNYMLNYVPTYATKNLHLSGSVAFTATLLAGVILTVVTPVMGLWAERVGRVPLMWGSLILLIVTIYPAFKLVVNHTTPTTLIILVCWMALLKSIYFSTVPSVMADLFPIGTRASGMAISYNVAVTVFGGFAPLICTLLINATGTSLAPGYYLMAMSVLSGLALLRSQKRVS